The following is a genomic window from Sulfitobacter pontiacus.
CTGGGGATGCGCACCTTGCTCAGCGTCGGGCAGGGGTCGGCCAGCCCGTCCTACGTCGTGGTTATGAAATGGAACGGCGGCGAGAAAGACGCGGCCCCGCTGGCGCTGGTCGGCAAGGGCGTGGTGTTCGACACCGGCGGCATCAGCCTGAAACCGGGCGCGGGCATGGAAGACATGACAATGGACATGGGCGGCGCAGGCGTTGTCTCGGGCGTGATGCGCAGCCTTGCCCTGCGTAAGGCCAAGGCCAATGTTGTCGGGCTGGTCGGGATCGTAGAGAACATGCCATCCAGCACGGCAACCCGCCCCGGTGACGTGATCAAGACGATGAAGGGCGACACGGTCGAGGTGATCAATACCGACGCCGAAGGCCGTTTGGTGCTTTGTGATGTGCTTTGGTATGCGCAAGAACGGTTCAACCCCGCGGGCGTGATCGATTTGGCCACGCTGACCGGCGCGATTATCATCGGCCTGGGTCATGACAATGCCGGGGTTTTCTCGAACGACGATACGCTGTGCAACGCCTTCCTCAAGGCCGCGCAAACCGAGGGTGAGGGCGCGTGGCGGATGCCCTTGGGCGCGGGGTATGACAAGCTGCTGAAAAGCCGCATCGCCGACATGAAAAACATCGGCGGGCGGCCCGCCGGGTCGATCACTGCGGCGCAATTCCTGCAACGGTTCATCAAGGACGGCACGCCGTGGATTCACCTTGATATCGCCGGTGTGGCTTCCGTCAAATCCGAGACAGCGCTGGCACCCGTCGGGGCCACGGGCTGGGGCGTTGCCGCGTTGAACCGATTGATTTCAAACCTCTACGAGACAGAGTAAACCTGATGGGTGCCGCGTATTTCTACCATCTGACCCAGCGACCGCTGGTCGAAACGCTGACCATGCTTTTGGGCAAGGCCCAAGGCGCGGGCTGGCGTGTGGCGGTACGCGGCACCGATCAATCCTTGCTGGAACAGCTTGACGTCGCCCTGTGGCGCGGGCCCGAGGATGGCTTTCTGCCTCATGGTCTGGCCGGTGGCCCCCATGATGCCGAACAGCCGGTTTTGCTGACCACGGACACCCACGCGCCGAATAACGCAAGCTGCGTGTTCTCGATCCACGGCGCGGCTGTGTCGGCCCAGGAAGTCGCAGCGCTGGATCGGGTGTGCATCCTGTTCGACGGGCTGGACGACCACGCCTTGAACGTCGCGCGGGACCAGTGGAAATCGCTGAAAGCCGCAGGAGCCTCTGCGCAATACTGGTCCGAGGAATCGGGTCGTTGGGAGAAAAAGGCAGAGACCTAAAGGCGTTACGCCACGCTTTACCGGGTGAGGATCAACTCTCCGTTGGTGATCTCGATCCGGCCCCAGCGTTGCAGATAGCCCATCCCCAGCAAGGATTGCCGCATCTCGCCTTCGTTCACGACCGCGGGCACATCGGTATCGCGCACCCCGCCCAGTTCAACCTCGTCCAGCCGCACATAGGCAGTGCGCACTTCGCCATTGGCGGTGCTGGCACGGCCCAGATAGTTCAGGCTATCGGGCGAGAGCCCTGCGGCTTCGGCATCGGCGCGGGTCAGCACCATATCTGTCGCACCGGTGTCCACCACAAAGCGGAGCGGCGTGCCGTTGATCGTCGCCGTCAGATAATAATGCCCGTCGCGGGCGCGTGGCAGGGTGACGCTGCCGGTGCTGGCCTCATAGGCTTGGCGCGGGATGTCGCCTTGCCGGTTGATATCCTCCCACAGGCCGTAGCCCGCGGCGACACCGGTAAAGATCATGGCCCAGACCGCGACCTGTTGCAGCGTCTTGTTCCAGCCCTGACGGCTTTGCATAAAGAACCAGCCCGCGACCATCGCCATGAGCACGATCAGATAGATCAAACGTCCTGTTTCAATGTCCGGCATCGTATATCCTTTGGCAATTCTCCAAAGATATGGGGGCAGGTCGCGGAAAAGTCAGCCCGGACCCGGCCCGAAACCAAAGGCGCTGAGCCCGTCGAGCACGAATTGCACCGACAGCGCGGCAAGCAGCATACCCAAAAGCCGCGTGATCACGTTGATCCCGACCTTGCCCAAAGCGTTTTCAAGGTAGCCGCTGGCCTGCATCGTGATGCCCATGATGATCAGAACGGCAAAAGTGATCGCGACGACGGTCACCAGCCCTTCAAGGCCCGGTTTCTCGCCCGTCAGCAGGATCACCGACGCGATAGAGCCGGGGCCCGCGATCAAGGGAATGGCTAGCGGAAAAACCGAAGGGTCGTCGTGATCGTCATCCGCCTCGGCATGGCCCTCACGGCGTTTCGTGCGGCGGTCGAACAACATATCAAGCGCGGTCAGAAACAGCAGCACGCCCCCCGCGACACGAAAGGCGGGCATGGAGATCCCGATAAAGCCGAGCACAGCCTCGCCAAACGCAGCAAAGACCAGCAGCAGCAGCCCCGCGATGACAACCGACCGCCACGCAATCAACCGGCGCTGGCGCGGGGTCATGCCGGGGGTCAGGGCCAGAAACATCGGGCCAATCGCAAAGGGGTCAATGATCACGATCATCGTCGCGAACGCGGTGATCATGAATGCCAGATCAAGTGCCATCATAAACCGTCACCGGGGCCAGCCCCGTCCTTATCCCTTGCGCCGCGCTGGCATTACGCCGACGCGGTTTCCAGTTTTTCCAACGCGCCCATCCAGATCGCTTCCGCCCGTTCAAGCGCGGCCATGACCTCGGCGTATTTCTTGTTCCAGACCTCAAGTTCGCCGACTTTGTCCTTTTCGTAAAGGGCAGGGTCCGCGAGCTTTTTCGCAAGCTTGTCGCGCATGTCGTTGATCTTGGTCACCCGCGCCTCGGCCGTGCGCACTTCGGCGCGCAGGGCAAGGATATCTTCGCGGTTGGCGCGTTTGGGTTTTGGCGCTTCCTTGACCGGTTTGGGGTTCTTGCTGACGGGCTTTTCCACAGTCAGCAGCATCTTGCGATAGGCTTCGAGGTCATCCTCATAAGGTTTGACCGTGCCATTCGACACCAGCCACAGACGGTCCGCGACCATCGACAAAAGGTGCATATCGTGGCTGACAAGGATCACAGCGCCGGAATAGCGCGTCAACGCCTCGACCAGCGCTTCGCGCGATTCGATATCAAGGTGGTTGGTCGGCTCATCGAGGATCAGCAGATGCGGTGCGTCCAATGTGGCGAGCAGCAGCGACAGACGCGCCTTTTGCCCACCCGACAAACGCCCCACTTCGGTATCGGCCTGATCCGGCCCCAGACCGAACCCCGCCAGCTGTGCGCGCAGCTTGGATTGCATCACACCGGGGCGCGCGCTGATCATATGCTGCAGCGGCGTTTCATGGACGATCAATTCATCCACCTGATGCTGTGCAAAGAACCCGATGCGCAGCTTGCTGGAGTTGATCGCCTTGCCCTCGAACAACACCAAACGGTTGGAGAGCAGCTTTGACAGGGTAGATTTACCCTGACCGTTTTTGCCCAACAGCGCGATGCGGTCGTCTTGGTCGATCCGCAGGTTCAGGCGCGACAGCACGGGCTGGCCTTCGGTATAGCCGGTCGATCCGCCTTCGATACTGATGATGGGCGGCGAAAGCTCATCGGGTTGCGGGAAGGTAAAGACCTTGCGCGCGGCTTCTTCCGGCGGCGTGATTGTCACCATCTTCTCGATGGCCTTCATCCGCGACTGCGCCTGTTTCGCCTTGGAGGCCTTGGCCTTAAAGCGATCAACGAACGCCTGCATATGCGCCTTATGCGCTTGCTGCTTTTTCGCCTGCGCTGTCAGCTGCGCGCGCTTTTCGGCCCGCATTTTCGCGAATTGGTCGTAATTACCCTGATAATACGTGAGCTTACGGTCTTCGAGGTGCAGGATACCACCGACGGCACGGTTCAACAGACCACGGTCGTGGCTGATGATGATCACCGTGTGCGGGTATTTCGACAGGTAGTTTTCCAGCCACAACGCGCCTTCAAGATCAAGGTAGTTGGTCGGTTCGTCCAACAGCAGCAAATCTGGCTGCGCGAACAGAACGCCCGCCAGCGCCACGCGCATCCGCCACCCGCCCGAGTAGGCCGAACAGGGCTGCTGCTGATCATGGTCGTCAAAGCCGAGCCCCTTGAGGATCGCGGCGGCACGGCCTTCGGCGGACCAGGCGTCGATATCGGCAAGGCGGGTCTGCACCTCGGCGATGCGCGCGGGATCATCCGTTGTCTCTGCCTCGTGCATCAAGGCGGCGCGTTCGACATCGGCGGCCAGCACCGTATCGATCAGCGACACGTCAGAGGACGGGACCTCTTGGGCGATGCCCCCGATCTTGGCGCGCGAGGGCAGGCTGATGTCGCCCGCGTCCAGCGACAGCTCTCCGCGAATGATTTTGAACAGCGTGGTTTTACCCGCACCGTTTTGCCCGACCAGACCCACTTTGTGGCCTTCGGGGATGACCGCGCTGGCTTCCTCGAACAAGGGACGGCCTTCGACGGAATAGTTGATTTCTGAAATGCTTAACATGGACGCGGTGTGAACCATGTCTGGCCCCGCGTCAATCGCGGCTTTTCACGGGGCATGACCCATGCTAGGGAGCGGCCAAATCAACCCCACCTAGGAGAGCTATCATGGCCCTTGAGCGCACATTCTCGATCATCAAACCAGACGCAACACGCCGCAACCTGACCGGCAAAATCAACGCCAAATTCGAAGAAGCCGGCCTGCGCATCGTCGCACAAAAGCGTATTCACATGACAAAGGCACAAGCCGGCGTTTTCTATGCCGTGCACGCCGAGCGTCCTTTCTATGACGAACTGTGCGAATTCATGGCGTCCGAGCCTGTTGTTGTTCAGGTTCTCGAAGGCGAAGGTGCCATCGCGAAAAACCGCGAAGTGATGGGCGCAACCAACCCAGCAGACGCAGCCGAAGGCACGATCCGCGCAGAATTCGCCGAATCCGTTGGCGAAAACTCCGTTCACGGGTCCGACGCACCTGAAACAGCCGCAGTCGAAATCGCGTATTTCTTCTCCGGTCTGGAACTGGTTGGCTAAGCCTTCACAGGTTTGGACAGATGAAAAGGGTCGCAGGCAACTGCGGCCCTTTTTTCATGCAACGGGGATCACATATCGGCGGCCGATCTGTTCAGCCCTTCAGGGTCGGATGGTGTGACGACAGCTCACCGTCCACAGGGCTCACGGTTTTCATCGGTGCCGTTTGCTCAAGATGACGGTGCAACAGATCGACGTTGCGGATGTTTGCCTTCCAGCCCACGTCAAAGATGTCACCGATCAGGGGGATCGCACCGATCGCAAGGTCGATGCCCACATTCGCCCCCATACGCGCGAGAACCGAGCGGCTTGCGCCCATGCGATGCGCTTCCTTCAAGATATAGCCCGCCGGTGCCAATGCCAGAACGTCGCCAACGCCCGGTATCAGGCCAAGGATGCTGTCCCAGCCCAGCCGAATGCCGAGAACAGGCACCCGTAGGGCGCTATCCATCGTACGGGCAAGGCCACGCAGCCGGTCAAGGTCGTGTTGAACATCGGGGGTATGTGGCATGGGGCAGGGTGTCCTGTTGGGGCTACGTTAGCGACCCAACGCTTATGGGCGCAGTGCCGTTCCGCTGCCGCCTTCAGGTTTCGCAGAGACGCGTTACGCCTCGCGCACACCGATCAGGTTCATCATGCGTTCGAATTCAGATCGTCCGGTATCATGGGCACGGGCCTTGATCGCGTCGAACTTGACCCGCAGGGCTTTCTTTTCTTCCCCCTTGCAGTCGTTCCACGGGCGCCCCTGAAGCCCCATCACCAGAACATAGTACCCGATGAAGTGGGGGCGCTGACCATTTTGCAGCAACTTCTCGTAGGCTGCATCGGCACCAAGATCGCGCAGCTCTTGCGCAGAGTGGATGCCAGCACGGGCGCAGCTTTCCTCGAACGCGGGGCCAAGATTGCGGATGGAAGAAACAGGGTCAGTCATACCGGGCTGTTTATACCGCAGCTTGCCGCCTGTCACTTTCAGATGCTGGCGTAATCCGTAAATATCACCGGCTGGGGTTTTTCCGGCGCGGGTTTGGGTGGGGCGGATTGTTGCGGCTGCGGCGATTGCTTGGTCATGGGTCTTCTCCGGCTTGTGTTGGTCTCTCCGTTTCAGGGGCTACCAACGTTCGGGCGGCCCTTTCGTTCACGGTGAAGTCGAAAACTGCCGGTTTCGGGGCCGGATATGGGCGGTTTTGGGGCGAAACTGTGCCATTTAAGCCATGCGTTTTCCGCATATCCACTATGGTTTGCACCTTTGCTGCACCGCGCACATATGACGGTCACGGGCATTGAAGCCCTGAAATGGAAAGCTGGAAAATGAAAACCGAAGCTACATACAAAACCGCCACTCCGGTCGAAGTCGACCGTCTTCTTGCCGAAGCCAACGCGCTGCGCAGTGCCTATATCTCTGCCGCTGTTGCCAAAGCATCGCGCAAGTTTACCGGCCTGTTCCGCACCGCACCCCGCGGCACGGCAGCAGCCTAAACCGCCAGCGCTTCGCTGACGGAACATACCAAACCGAATGCGGTGGATAGGCCGCCGCATAGACGTGAAAGAGAGAATAAGAAATGAGCTATACATCCACATATACCGCCGCACCTGTTGCGGGTCTGATGCCCAAGCTGCGCCAGTCGCTTGATGCATTCCGTGCCTACAGCGCTGACCAACGCGCCAAACGCCAGACCTTCCGCGAGCTGTCGGCGATGAATGACCGGGATCTGGCAGATATCGGTGTTGCACGTGGCGAGATCCGCCATATTGCCTCGCAAGCGGTTGCCCTGCGCTAACCACGACGCCAAAAGCCACAAGAGTTTCCCCGCCGCAAAGTCCTCCCACTTTGCGGCGGTTTTATTTTGTACGATCAGATGCTTATGCGGTGAAATCCGGCGCTGGTGATTCCCCCAATTGCGCGCTAATTCGCTTGATATCTTCCCCCAAAGCCCCTTCCGCCGCTGCGGCCCCCGAAACAGCGTTTCGCGATCAAAGTCCTTGCCAGAATTTTATTCCTGACCAAGGATGAATGACACCACCGCGGACTTGCTTGACGCTGCGCCATTGAAGCGCGGCTGCGTCATGTTACCTCCCCCTTAGACGTAACGGAGAATATCATGATCAAACACGCCACACTCACCGCAATCGCCCTTGCTACCGGCGTCAGTGCTGCTCAGGCAGAGACGCTGAATGTCGGCATGTCGGGCGGGTACTTTCCCTTTACCTTCGTGAAGCTTGACGAGCTTCAAGGTTTCGAGGTCGATTTCATCAACGCCGTCGCCAAGGAAACCGGCGACGAAGTTAACTTTGTCACCATGTCCTTTTCCGGCCTGATCGGCGCGCTGGAATCTGGCCGCATCGACACGATCGCCAACCAGATCACCATCACCCCCGAACGCGAGGCGAAATTCGCCTTTTCGCAGCCCTATGTCTTTGACGGGGCGCAGGTCGTGGTGAAAGAGGGCAACGAAGACACCATCGGCAGTGTCGAGGATCTGAGCGGGAAGACCGTTGCGGTCAACCTCGGCTCCAACTTCGAGGAACTGCTGAACGAGCTGCCGAACGCGGGCGAGATCGACATTCGCACCTATGAAAGCAACATTGCGCAAGACACGGCCCTTGGTCGCGTGGATGCCTTTGTAATGGACCGCGTTTCTTCGGCCCAGCTGATCGCGGAAAGCCCGCTGCCGCTGGCGCTTGCGGGCAAACCCTTTAGCGAGATCCGCAACGCGCTGCCCTTCCGCAACGATGACGAAGGTCAGGCCCTGCGTGACCGCTTCGACGCCGCGATCACCAAGCTGAAAGAAGACGGCACCCTGACCGAGATTTCGGAAAAATGGTTCGGCTCTGACATCACAACAGCCGAGTAACACAAGATGCGGGGACTGGATTTCGAATATATGTGGGGCTTGCTGCCCGTGTTGCTGGGCTATGTCCCGCTGACGCTGTTCATGGCGTTTGTGGGCATGGTCTGCGCATTGGTGCTGGCCTCTGTGCTCGCGGTTGAACGGGTGATTCGGGTTCCGGTCCTCGACGTTTTTGTGCGGCTGTTCATCAGCTTCTTTCGCGGCACGCCGTTGTTGGTGCAGTTGTTCCTGTTCTACTACGGCCTGCCGCAAGTCCTGAGCTTTCTGGGCAAGATCGACGGCGTCACCGCGACCATCATGGGGCTGACTCTGCATTTCTCGGCCTATATGGCGGAAAGCATCCGCGCCGCCATTCTGGGTGTGGACCGCAGCCAGTGGGAGGCCGCGCAGGCCGTTGGCATGACCCAAGGCCAGATGATGCGCCAGATTATTCTGCCACAGGCCTCGCGGGTCGCGGCACCGACTTTGGTGAACTACTTTATCGATATGATCAAAGGCACCTCGCTGGCCTTTACCCTCGGGGTGACCGAACTGATGGGGGCGACCCAGAAAGAGGCGGCGGGCAGCTTCCTCTACTTCGAAGCCTTTCTCGTCGTCGCCGCGATCTATTGGGTCATGGTAGAGACATTGGCCTTCGCACAGCGTCACCTAGAGGTCTATCTGAACAAGGCACATGCGCGATGACCATTACACAGAGCATTCCAGAGACGGGCAGGGCGACGGGGGACGGGATCACCATATCCGGCCTGACCAAATCCTTTGGCAGCACCGCCGTGCTGAAAGACATCTCGCTTGATATCGCCCAAGGCGAACGGGTGGTGATCATCGGGCCGTCGGGCACGGGGAAGTCCACCTTGCTGCGCTGCCTGAACTTTCTTGATGCGCCTGACGCGGGCATTATCCGCATTGGCGATATGTCTGTCGATGCAGCTACGGCGAAACGCGCGGATATTCTGGCGCTGCGGCGGCGCACGTCCTTCGTGTTCCAGAACTACGCGCTGTTTGCCAACAAGACAGCGCGCGAGAATATCACTCAGGCGCTGATTACAGTTCAGGGTTATAGCAAGGCCGAGGCTAACGCCCGTGCCGATGCGACACTGCGCGAAACCGGTCTGTTCGAGAAAGCCGACAGCTACCCCGCAGCACTGTCGGGCGGCCAGCAGCAACGGGTGGGCATCGGCCGCGCGATGGCGCTGGATGCGGATCTGATGCTGTTTGACGAACCGACCTCGGCGCTGGACCCCGAATGGGTGGGAGAGGTGCTCGACCTCATGCGGCGCGTGGCCGAGAAACGACAGACCATGCTGATCGTGACCCACGAGATCCAGTTCGCGCGCGAGATTGCGGATCGGATCGTCTTT
Proteins encoded in this region:
- a CDS encoding leucyl aminopeptidase gives rise to the protein MTALTPMTFTETDIDQIAGHTGRVAVTVGADGKLNPSARRINKLTKGALERLVASDSFTKLSAGDAVSLGFPTGMAAEAVDVVQLANNADQEALRAAGAALAKRRGDADLLVLTGGLRKAAELCFGLAMRDYTFEDRKSNGKPRKGQVVIMNSKPEEVEAAAAPLLAIADGAFMTRDLTNEPANILTTTEFADRLAEMESIGLEVEVLDEAKLEELGMRTLLSVGQGSASPSYVVVMKWNGGEKDAAPLALVGKGVVFDTGGISLKPGAGMEDMTMDMGGAGVVSGVMRSLALRKAKANVVGLVGIVENMPSSTATRPGDVIKTMKGDTVEVINTDAEGRLVLCDVLWYAQERFNPAGVIDLATLTGAIIIGLGHDNAGVFSNDDTLCNAFLKAAQTEGEGAWRMPLGAGYDKLLKSRIADMKNIGGRPAGSITAAQFLQRFIKDGTPWIHLDIAGVASVKSETALAPVGATGWGVAALNRLISNLYETE
- a CDS encoding DNA polymerase III subunit chi, whose protein sequence is MGAAYFYHLTQRPLVETLTMLLGKAQGAGWRVAVRGTDQSLLEQLDVALWRGPEDGFLPHGLAGGPHDAEQPVLLTTDTHAPNNASCVFSIHGAAVSAQEVAALDRVCILFDGLDDHALNVARDQWKSLKAAGASAQYWSEESGRWEKKAET
- a CDS encoding TIGR02281 family clan AA aspartic protease; the encoded protein is MPDIETGRLIYLIVLMAMVAGWFFMQSRQGWNKTLQQVAVWAMIFTGVAAGYGLWEDINRQGDIPRQAYEASTGSVTLPRARDGHYYLTATINGTPLRFVVDTGATDMVLTRADAEAAGLSPDSLNYLGRASTANGEVRTAYVRLDEVELGGVRDTDVPAVVNEGEMRQSLLGMGYLQRWGRIEITNGELILTR
- a CDS encoding MarC family protein, yielding MALDLAFMITAFATMIVIIDPFAIGPMFLALTPGMTPRQRRLIAWRSVVIAGLLLLVFAAFGEAVLGFIGISMPAFRVAGGVLLFLTALDMLFDRRTKRREGHAEADDDHDDPSVFPLAIPLIAGPGSIASVILLTGEKPGLEGLVTVVAITFAVLIIMGITMQASGYLENALGKVGINVITRLLGMLLAALSVQFVLDGLSAFGFGPGPG
- a CDS encoding ABC-F family ATP-binding cassette domain-containing protein, whose protein sequence is MLSISEINYSVEGRPLFEEASAVIPEGHKVGLVGQNGAGKTTLFKIIRGELSLDAGDISLPSRAKIGGIAQEVPSSDVSLIDTVLAADVERAALMHEAETTDDPARIAEVQTRLADIDAWSAEGRAAAILKGLGFDDHDQQQPCSAYSGGWRMRVALAGVLFAQPDLLLLDEPTNYLDLEGALWLENYLSKYPHTVIIISHDRGLLNRAVGGILHLEDRKLTYYQGNYDQFAKMRAEKRAQLTAQAKKQQAHKAHMQAFVDRFKAKASKAKQAQSRMKAIEKMVTITPPEEAARKVFTFPQPDELSPPIISIEGGSTGYTEGQPVLSRLNLRIDQDDRIALLGKNGQGKSTLSKLLSNRLVLFEGKAINSSKLRIGFFAQHQVDELIVHETPLQHMISARPGVMQSKLRAQLAGFGLGPDQADTEVGRLSGGQKARLSLLLATLDAPHLLILDEPTNHLDIESREALVEALTRYSGAVILVSHDMHLLSMVADRLWLVSNGTVKPYEDDLEAYRKMLLTVEKPVSKNPKPVKEAPKPKRANREDILALRAEVRTAEARVTKINDMRDKLAKKLADPALYEKDKVGELEVWNKKYAEVMAALERAEAIWMGALEKLETASA
- the ndk gene encoding nucleoside-diphosphate kinase, with protein sequence MALERTFSIIKPDATRRNLTGKINAKFEEAGLRIVAQKRIHMTKAQAGVFYAVHAERPFYDELCEFMASEPVVVQVLEGEGAIAKNREVMGATNPADAAEGTIRAEFAESVGENSVHGSDAPETAAVEIAYFFSGLELVG
- a CDS encoding DUF4112 domain-containing protein: MPHTPDVQHDLDRLRGLARTMDSALRVPVLGIRLGWDSILGLIPGVGDVLALAPAGYILKEAHRMGASRSVLARMGANVGIDLAIGAIPLIGDIFDVGWKANIRNVDLLHRHLEQTAPMKTVSPVDGELSSHHPTLKG
- a CDS encoding TfoX/Sxy family protein, coding for MTDPVSSIRNLGPAFEESCARAGIHSAQELRDLGADAAYEKLLQNGQRPHFIGYYVLVMGLQGRPWNDCKGEEKKALRVKFDAIKARAHDTGRSEFERMMNLIGVREA
- a CDS encoding RSP_7527 family protein; translated protein: MKTEATYKTATPVEVDRLLAEANALRSAYISAAVAKASRKFTGLFRTAPRGTAAA
- a CDS encoding DUF1127 domain-containing protein, which codes for MSYTSTYTAAPVAGLMPKLRQSLDAFRAYSADQRAKRQTFRELSAMNDRDLADIGVARGEIRHIASQAVALR
- a CDS encoding amino acid ABC transporter substrate-binding protein, which gives rise to MIKHATLTAIALATGVSAAQAETLNVGMSGGYFPFTFVKLDELQGFEVDFINAVAKETGDEVNFVTMSFSGLIGALESGRIDTIANQITITPEREAKFAFSQPYVFDGAQVVVKEGNEDTIGSVEDLSGKTVAVNLGSNFEELLNELPNAGEIDIRTYESNIAQDTALGRVDAFVMDRVSSAQLIAESPLPLALAGKPFSEIRNALPFRNDDEGQALRDRFDAAITKLKEDGTLTEISEKWFGSDITTAE
- a CDS encoding amino acid ABC transporter permease, encoding MRGLDFEYMWGLLPVLLGYVPLTLFMAFVGMVCALVLASVLAVERVIRVPVLDVFVRLFISFFRGTPLLVQLFLFYYGLPQVLSFLGKIDGVTATIMGLTLHFSAYMAESIRAAILGVDRSQWEAAQAVGMTQGQMMRQIILPQASRVAAPTLVNYFIDMIKGTSLAFTLGVTELMGATQKEAAGSFLYFEAFLVVAAIYWVMVETLAFAQRHLEVYLNKAHAR
- a CDS encoding amino acid ABC transporter ATP-binding protein, whose product is MTITQSIPETGRATGDGITISGLTKSFGSTAVLKDISLDIAQGERVVIIGPSGTGKSTLLRCLNFLDAPDAGIIRIGDMSVDAATAKRADILALRRRTSFVFQNYALFANKTARENITQALITVQGYSKAEANARADATLRETGLFEKADSYPAALSGGQQQRVGIGRAMALDADLMLFDEPTSALDPEWVGEVLDLMRRVAEKRQTMLIVTHEIQFAREIADRIVFMDEGRIVEQGPPAELLDAPKDPRTQSFLRRVTG